CAGACAACCGCTTCACTGCACCTCCCAAAATAGAATTTTTCTAGATTTCCCGAGGTCCGAGTATATGTTGTCGCTACGTCCTCGAAGCCACGATAATGGATTGGGAATACTGGGCACTCCGACTCGAAAGCGTAGAAAGGATTCTGCAGAAGGGGTAAGGGTATCTCTATTCCACAAATCGATGTGGCCGCCGCTCAGGTCGCTTTGCGAATCACCCTCCTGCCGCCAATAACCATAGAAAAAGATAATTCCTGTGCGCCCGTTGATCTTGCTCTGCCAGTCCAAGCCGGTAATATTCTCTGCGGCTGAAACGCCGGCAAACGGCCGGTTTTGAAGCCATTCTGCTAATTCATAGGCGCGGGTGGCAGTCGCTTTGCCATCGATCAGGATACGACCCAAGGTTGGTTTTCCCGGCATCGGCTTGACCAGCCTCTGTGAGAATGACTTCATGTCGCTGCCAATGCGATGAAATACTACGCTCATGCGAATAGCGCACTGATTGCCATAGTCGCCGCTCGGATCGTCGTATGGATTACCCGTGGGATAAGCAATCCACAACTCTTGAAACGTCAATACCCTCAATTGGACTTCCTTGATCGAACCCGGCGTCCGATTTGTCCTGATAACGGATCTTTGATTTGGCATTATTCGGTTCCTCCCTGCCTTGCAAGCGCTTCATCACCCCAAAAAATGATGTACTCGTCGGCGCCATCGGTCGCGATGCGCGGTAAAACGCGGCTCGAATCAGTGCATCCCATGCGCGACCGCCCGTCCGAAGTCACAATGAAGTATGGGTAACCGCCATTCATGCCGGGCGCGATCGCACGTACCTGCTCGTCAAAAGTTGTGTCGAAAGAAAGTGCCGATGCGATGTCAATCTCAGCGCTGCTCGCAACCGCCGCGTCTCCGTCCGTGTGATAGAAGCAGCCAGGGTTCTGGCCAGCCAAAACCCGGTTTTTCCCGCAAGGGCACAACACGAGATCGCCCTCGATAACACCCGCTCTACCGTGATAGCAGCGCCGCGCTGCCGTGCCGACGATCTTGAACGTGCCTTTACACCTGCCGCATGTCGCCTCGTCGCCATGGAGGGCGAACGGCCTGCCGTGGTCGGTCATGCCGACCGCAGACCCTCCGAGGACAAGCCCACCTGTCGTCGTAGGGTTCCCCTGCACAATGAGCGCCTTACGCATAGAACAGTCCCATAGGCGTTCCGTACCAACAGGGCGAGCACTGCGAGTCAATTGGAATGGCCGCTTTGCTCCGGGGAGCAACGGCCCCGAGTTCAGTTTCGAGGTGACCCGATACGCAAGTGGCGCGTGTGCCTCGCGTTGCAACAAGCAACGCCGTTTCGTTGTTGCTCTTTTCTGACATGAATTCGTCTCCCAAGAATCGGAACGTCACCTAAGCGGTGACTTTCATGAGCGTAACTAGCGCCCCACACAATTCTGTAAAAAGACGTCACGCCTGACCATGCGTTGTGGAGAAGATGTCGGCGATGATGATGGAAGACTGGGCAAGCGGCACGATCGTGCCCGGCTACAACGCGATCCGCGACGCGCGCTTCGTCACGTACATGACGTATGCGGGCCACAGCAGCAACAACTGCGGTCTGACGACGTGGACGCCCTACCGCGGACTGCGAATGCTACGCGGCGACGACATGCCGCCTGGCCCCAGCGAGCCGTTTTGACCGACCGCAAAACATGGCGCCACGAGTCTTAAGTCTCGTTTAATTCTTTCCTGTGAACATGCCGCTCAACATCCCTGTCCCATGCAGGGCTGTTGTGCCGCTCGCCTACCGGCGGCGCTTTTTTATCCACCAGTGGGGCCTCCCCGACCGGAGACACACGATGGTTGAAGACACGGTGTTCGAACATTTACGCGCGCTGCACGGCAACGCGCAGACGCTGACCATCCGCAGCTGCACCGTCTCACCGCCGATGCAGCACCCGTGGGGCCGTTCGTTCCGGCTCGTCGAATGGACCTTCAGGCACGACGTTGAATCCTTCCGGCGCGTCGTGCCTGCCGAGAGCACGCCTCGTCAGATTGCCGAAGCCGTAATGTCGCACGTGCCGGGGCGGCGCTTCTGCCAGCCTGGCGGATAGCTTGCGCGCCGCACAGCGCAAGGCGTTCGATTCGCTTGCCGCGGGCGCTGGACGCCGGGTTGCCGTTTTTCATCACGCAGTCCTCCACGCAGACATCGCCGGCCCTGTTTTGGCGGGCGGAAACACATTCCACGATCCGTCGTCGTGACGGAAAAAGAAGATCGACAGCAGCCCGTTGGGGCGCACCGCCTCGACGCACACGCAGCGGCGATGCATCTGCGTGCGGCAGAAGCGCACCACGCGCGCGGGCATCGCGGGTGTCGGTGCGAGCCATTTGTCGACGGCCCAGTGCAGTGTTTTTCCGGTCGGGCTCATGGTGGTCTCCTTCGCTTTCCTGACTGCTTTTACGGCATTCGACGTTTCGAACTTCAATCGCCGGGGTTCAAATTCCAGTGCTCATACTGCGTTAACAACGGAGCGGCCGATTTTCATCCGGTTACCGACAAAAGCGCTGGCGAGGCACAGCAGCGCATGCATGCCGGTGCGCGGATGCGTGAGGCATGCATGGACCTGTTCGCTGCGGCTTTCGCCGAGCAGGCACCATGCGCAGAAGTGCTCGCAGTTGTTCGTCAGCAGGCGATAGTGGTTTTCGCCGAGGCGCGAACGGGCGCGCAGCACGGTTTGTTCGGCGGTGTACTTCGGGAACGGATGCGGGCGAACGGCGACTGCGTGACCGTCGGCGAAGGCTTCGAGCGCCACTTCTTCGACGGGGCCGCGATGCGCGGACTTCGCGAAACCTGCGTAGTGAATGACCTTGCCGCCACCGACGTAAATGCCGTGATGTTCGTAGCCGCGGCGTTGGGTGATCAGATGGGCACCGAGGGCGGGTTCGTCGCTGGAACCGTCGAGCACCACATCAGCCGATGCGTAAGCAGCCGCGCGGTTTGCACCTTGTTCATTGCGAGATTGTTGGAGGTTGCGGTTCATGGCTTTGCTCTGGGTTCCGGTTCAAAAGGCCAACACTGTTGCCGACTCTTTTGCATCATCCGGACCAGGCTATCTAAGCCATTGATTTATAGATATATTTCAAGCAGACACGTACTTTGAAGGGGGTCTGTGTAGGGTCACACCCAACAGAATTTCGAGCGGTTGTGTTGCGCACACACCATCACTTTCAGGTCCACGCTCCTGCGCATTACGCTGCAAAAATGTGTTGGTTGCCCCGTCTTTCGCAGCGGCGTGCTGTTGGACGACCGCCAACGTCCCGACGCGCTCGCGCGCGACGCGCGCACGCGCGTGTCCGCTCTATTCCGCGCCCAGCAAGGACGCACGAGAAAGCGCACATGCCCGCCGCGCATTGGCACAGCCCTTGCAAGTTATGTCGCAACTTCCTTTGACTTCCGGCCACGCGACGCGGCGGCCATTCTGGAGACACGCCATGGCTTCCATCACCATCAGCGACCTATCGCACAACCTCGCTCTGGATCGCAAGGCGATGTCCGCGATCAGCGGCGGCGGCGGTGCGCCGTGGGTATTCGGCTGGATCACGCCGTACGTGCATGACACGCCGAGCGTCGGACCCGTCGTAAACCTGTACGACATCACGAACAACTTCTATGCTAACCAGATGATCAATCAGTTCCAGACGGTTGATGTGAACAACACGGGCAACAACTCGAACATCACCGTTTCTCCTGACGCACGCAGCACGAACCGGGCTTAGATGCCGTGACCTGTACCAGTCAATTCCGGTGGGCGTCGGCGGCGCGTACGGACACGGGCCGGGTACGCGAGATTAATGAAGACGCCTGTCTCGATCAGCCGCAGCGCGGCCGCTGGGCCGTGGCTGACGGCATGGGCGGACACGACGTCGGCGATCTCGCCAGCCAGCTCGTGGTCGAAACGCTAGGCCAGTTGCCGGCGCAGGCGGGCATCAAGCATTGCATCGCCGAGGCGCGCACGCGTCTGCAGGACGCGAACCGCCAGTTGCGCGACGAAGCGAGCCGCCGGCAGGTGCAGCGCATCGGCACGACCGTCGTCGTGCTGCTCGCGTGCGACCGCTTCTGCGGCTATCTATGGGCGGGCGACAGTCGTATCTATCTGCTGCGGCAAGGGCAATTGCGACAGTTGACGCGCGATCACAGCCAGGTGGAAGCGCTCCGGCAGTCCGGTTATCTGACCGAGGAAGAAGCCCGCCATCATCCCGCGCACAACATCATCACGCGCGCGGTCGGCGCAACCGATCAACTCGAACTCGACGAAGACGCAATCGAAGTCGTGGACGGCGACGTGTTCCTGCTGTGCAGCGACGGCCTCAGCAATGAATTGACCAACGAAGAAATCCAGCAGACGCTCGCGAGCGTCGATTGTCTGCATGCGCCCGGCGAACTCGTCGATATCGCACTCTCTCGCGGCGGCCGCGACAACATCACGGCGGTAGTCGTGCAAGCAGAAGACCCGCAAGCAACCGACAAGACCTTGCTGAACCCATCGCCCTGACAAGTTCCACTAGCCGTTGCTTCAATGCATCTCGGCTTCGTCATCCTCTTCCGTGTCGTCCTTGCGCGCATTCGCCTGCGCATGTGCGCGGCGAAAGTCCTTCGAATGCAGTCCGTGCTTCTTCAGCAGCATCTGAAGATGTGAACGGTTCATGTCGACGCGGCGCGCCAGTTCGGCGACCGTGCCGCCCACTTCCTGCAAGCCGCGTTGCAAGAAAGCCTTTTCGGCTTCGTCGCTGGCGGCGCGCTTCGCATCGCTCAACGACAACAGATTGGTCACGCTCGCCGCGCCGTTCGCGGCCTCGGTCGCTGCGCCGAATATCGACACCGACACGGGTGCCGTGGGCCGCATATCCACCGGCAAATGATCCACATCCGCGATGTCGCCCGCGAGGCACGAGATGCGGTACATCACGTTGCGCAATTCGCGGATATTGCCCGGATACGCATAGGTCAGCAGAAAGTCCCGCAATTTAGGGGTGATTCTCACGGGGCGGCGCTTGAGCGCGCCCGCGGCCTCGTCACCGAAGTACTGGATCAGAAGCGGAATTTCATCGCGCCTTTCGCGCAGCGGCGGCAAGGTCACATGAATGACGCTCAACCGGTAAAAGAGATCTTCGCGGAACGTGCCCTGCTCGCTCAGCTTGCGCAGGTTGCGATTGGTCGCGGCGACGATCCGCGTATCGACGCCGATCGGCTCGTCCGAGCCCACGCGCTGTATTTCATGCGCCTCCAGCACGCGCAGCAGTTTTACCTGCCCCGTCAAAGGCAATTCGCCGATTTCGTCGAGAAAGATCGTCCCCGTATGCGCGCTTTCGAACTTGCCTTTACGGTCGTTCGTCGCGCCCGTGAATGCGCCTTTTCTGTGGCCAAACAGTTCCGACTCCAGCAGGTTCTCCGGAATCGCACCGCAGTTCACGGAGATGAACGGCTTGTCAGAGCGGCTGCCGTTCGCATGGATGACCTTCGCCATCAGCTCCTTGCCCGTGCCGCTTTCGCCGTCGATCAGAACGGGCAGATCGGTCGGCGCCGCTTTCTCCGCGATTTCGAGCGATTCCAGCAGTTTCGGGTTATCGCCGAACGTGCCTTCGAAAATGAAGCTGCGCGCGAGCAACGCCTGCCGCCGCGCGCCACGCGACAGGTCGCCGCGCATCGGCTCGACCACGGCCGCCTGAACGAAGCGCTCCTTGTGCGACATCTGCATGACTTCGTCGCGCAACGAACTCGCCTGTTTCAGGAGCTTTTCGATATCCGCGCGTTCGAGCCGCGACGACCAGCGCAGCGTCGAGCGCAGGATCTCGATCTTCTCGATCAACCCTGCGTAAGAGATGGCGGAGCCGGCTTCGTCAGGCTGCTGGTCAAGTATTTTCATCAGGCGCTCAATTGTTTCTGGACGAGCTGGTAGTACATGCCCTTCCGGTTGACCAGTTCTTCGTGACGCCCCTGCTCGACGATCGCCCCTTCATAGAGCACGAGAATCTTGTCGGCGCGCATGATCGTACTGAGCCGGTGCGCGATGATGACGGCCGTGCGTCCCTTGAGGATTTCCTGCATGTTACCGAGGATATTGCTCTCCGATTGCGTATCGAGTGCGGAAGTCGCCTCGTCGAACACCAGAAGGCGCGGATCGTGATACAGCGCGCGTGCAATGCACAGCCGTTGAATCTGCCCGCCCGACAAACCAATGCCGCGCTCGCCGACCACCTGTTCGTAGCCGAGCGGCAGCTTGGCGATGAACGCGTGCGCGTCGGCCATCTTGGCCACTTCTTCGATGCGCCGGCGATCCGGCGTGTCGTCGCCGCTTGCGATGTTCTCGGCGATCGTGCCGGAAAACAGCAGGTTCGATTGCATGACATAACCGATCTGCGCGCGGAAGAATGCCTTGTCGATCACGCTGATGTCGTATCCGTCGACCGTCATCTTGCCGTCGCTCGGTGCATAAAAACCGACCAGCAGCTTCGCGAGCGTGGTCTTGCCCGAACCGCTGCGCCCGACGATCGCCACCAGTTCGCCCGGCTTGATATCGAAGCTGATGTTCTCCAGCACATAGGCGCTGTCGTCGTCGCTATAGCGGAAGTAGACGCCGCTCAGGCTGATCTCGCCTTGCAGGTCGGGCAGCATCACGCGCGACGGCAGGTCCTGGGGCTTCTGCTCGGGTTCGATATCGAGCACGTCGCCCAGACGCTCCATCGCGACGCCCGCGTCGTTGAGCATGCTCCACAAGCTGACGAGTCCCATCAACGGCGTCAGCACACTGCCCATGAAAGCGTTGAACGCAATCAACTGCCCGATCGTCATTTCGCGGGCGAGCACGAGATTCGCGCCGACCCACAGAATCGCAATCGTGGTCGCAGCATTCAGCAACTGGCTGATAAAGCCAATCAAAATGTTGAAAGCGTGAGCGCGGTATTGCACTTCGAGTGCCTTCGCGTATTTCTTTTCCCAGCGCAAGCGCACGGGCCGCTCGATGCCCATCCCCTTCACTGTTTCGACGCCGGACAACGCTTCCATCAGGAACGATTTCGAATCCGTCCCGGCCGCGAACGTGTCGCGCGCGTAGTTTTTGATCTTCGGCGTCGCAATCAACGTGAGTGCCAGGATGGGAATGACGAAGGCGATCAGCACGAATGTCATCTTCGCGTTATAGAAGAACATGATCGCGAAGTAGATGAACACCATCAGCAGATTGAGTGCCGTCGTCACCGTCGATTCGGTGAGGAAGGCGCGTATCGTCTGGTTCTCCTGGAAGCGCGCAAAAATGTCACCCGTCTTGCGCTTGGCAAAGAACGAGAATGGCAGCGACATCGTGTGTCTGAAGAACTGCGACATCATCGCGAAGTCCATGTTGCGTACCATGAAGTTCGACAGGTACGCGCGAACCATCGACATCAATTGCGAGAACACGTTCGAAATGATCAGACCGAGTATCAGCAGATGCAGCAAGCTGACGTTCTGATGCACGATCACGCCGTCGAGGATGTTCTGAATGATCAATGGCGGTATCACGCCCAGCACCTGGATCACGAAGGTCGCGAGGAACAGGTTCATCAAAATCTTTTTATACGGCGTCAGATAGCCAACGAAGCGCAGCCACGGCGAGCGCGACGCGGACAGCTGAACGAGATTCGGCCCCGGCGTAAACAGCAGGCAGGTGCCGCTCCAGCCGCGCTCGAAGTCTTCGAGACTCAGCTTGCGGAACCCCAGTGCGGGATCGGCGAGCCATACGCGGTTTTTCGACACGCCGTACACGATGATGTAGTGATAGCCTTCCCAGTGAACGATGAACGGCAGATCGAAGCCGCGCAACGAATCGAACGTACATTGCACGCCGCGCGCCGTGAAGCCGAGCGATTCACCCGCGCGCGCCAGGCTGTCCAGCGTCGCGCCCTGCGTCGTCACGTTCGCGAGTTCGCGCAGCTTGCCGAGTGTCATCGGAATGCCGTAGTGCTTGCAGATCATAGCGAGGCATGCGGCGCCGCAATCCATTTCCTCGGCCTGCTCGACAAGCCCGAAGCGCCGTATCACGCGCTCGCCGAGTTCGGGTTTCGAATGCAGGTCCAGCCGCAAAGGACGCTTGCGCCGCTGCTCGATGCGTTTTTGCCGGTCCAGTTCGCGGTCGGCGTATTTGATGCGCTCGTCGAGCACTTCGCGCAGCTTCGGATTGCGCTCCAGAATGAAATGCACGGTGCGCTCGGGAATCACGAGCAGCCGCGTGTCCGTCGTCGCAATGGCCGATGCCGTCTGCTCCTGTCGCATCAGGCAGGCCTTCTCACCGAAAATTTCGCCTTCGCGCAGCGTCGCGAGCGTGTAGTCGGTGCCGTCCTCATTGCGCACGATGCGCACTTCGCCTTGCCGGACGACATACAGCCGGCGGTCGTCGCGCGCGTCCTGTTTGAGAATCTCCTTGCCCGCGCTGACTTTCTTGACGCCGACGCTGCGCACGTATTCTTCGAGTTCCTGTTTGTTCAGCTTGCCGCGCAAATCGAATAGCTGCGCGACGAAACCGCCCGCCGAGTTGATCGCCACATAACTCGCGACGAACGCCAGCGCCGCCTGATTGCCGGCGATGATCGGCTCCATCGCGGCGCGCGGAATGAACAGCAGCTCGGTCTTCCCCGAAGAGCGTACCGACGATTCATGCGAGTACGCGCGCAGCATCGCAATATCGGCGAATACTTCGCCCGCTTTGCGCACGCCCATGCTGATCTCTTTGCCGTGCTCTTCGGTGAAGATGCGCACCGAGCCGGACTTGATCACACAGATGCCATCGGCGGGATCGCCCGCGTTGCACACCGTTTCGCCAAACGAATAGAAGCGCGATTGCACGTGCTCCGCGAGGCGTTCGAGTTCTTCGCGCGTGAACGGCGACAGAATCTCGACCGTCGAAAGAAAGTCGGCGATGGAAGGCGTGGTTTGCGGTGCATCCATGATGCTTGAGGTCCCCGTCAGCAGTGCGCGTCAATCAGAGTGCTTCGATGATGTGTTCCTGCGCGCGTGTCATCAGCCATTGTTCGCGCAACAGTCGCTTGATTTCCGACGCTACGTCCTCGTCGAGTTGTGCCGGATATTTCGCCGTCACCGCAAAGATCTCAAAGCACGAGCGGTCCAGCGACGCAAACGGCCCGAGCAGATCGCCGACTGCCGCGTTGAAGATCTTCGCCTCGATATCGGGCTTCAGCGATCCGCGCAGTACTTTTCCGATCACGCCGCCCGAGTCTTTCGTATCGGCAATCGAATGCTCGCGCGCCATTTCCGCGAACGCATCGGGATCGTCGCGCAGATACGAGATCATTTCCTTCGCCTTGCCTTCGTCGTCGAGCAGAATATGGCTGACCTCGATGGCATCGAACTTCGGCGAATTCATCGAAAAGTACTCTTCGATCTCGCCTTCGCTACCCACCTTGTCGAGCATCTTCTCCTGATACAGGCTGTCGGTGACGAACGTCTCGAACTCGTCGAGACCGACCTTCAGCGTGTCGAGATACTGGTTCATGTCCGCCGCGCGATGCAGCCCGCGCACACGCCGGAACTGGTCGGCGCGCTCCTGTATCTCGTCGGCGCTCACGGTCACGCCATGCTTCTTCGCGGCGTGTACGGTCAGCTTGTCGCGCACCATCTGCTCGATCAGGCTTTCGAACTGGCCCGTGAGTTTCAGTAGACGTATGAATTCGCCGACATCCACGACTTCATCATCGATTCGTACGATCGCGGTCATCTCGTCCGCTCCTCTAGTGACGGCCCGAACGAACGGGCGGCTGGCGGTTGTACTTTCGGCTACGCTTGCGTTGCAGTGAGTTCTTTTGAAGCTATCCGGCCAGTTGCCTGAACGGGTCCAGCCCAAGATCGATCAACCGCCGCTCGCGCACGACGATTTCGGCGCTCGCCGTCATGCCGTATCGCAGCGGATAGCGGTTTTCCGCGATCTGGTAATAATTCCTGTCGAGCTGGACGCGGCCTTCGTAGACAGGCTGCTTGTCCTGCGCCGATGGCTTGGTTGCCGGCGAGATGTACGCGAGCGTGCCGTTGATCAGCCCATACCGCTGATACGGAAACGCGTTGAATTTCATCTTGACGGCCATGCCTTCGTGTAGAAACGCGCGGTCGCGCTCGGCGATCTCGATCTTCAGCACGGGGCGCGCGTCCTTCGGCGCGATGCCGCCGAGCGGCGCATTCGCCTGGATCTTGTCGCCCGTTTGCGTCGACGTCACGTCGGTAATCACACCCGAAGTCGGCGCGAGTATCAGCAGAAAGTTGTCCTTGTCGATGTTCTCGAAGCGGATGCGCGCAGCCGCGTCGGCGACGAGGCGTGCCGTCTGCAATTGCAGGCGCAGTTTCTCTTCAGTGCTGGTGATGTCGCGGATCAGATCGTCGTATTCAAGCTGCAGCTTCGTCGACTGCTGGCCACTCGTTTCGAGTTGCGCGTTGGCCTCCGCGTATTCGTGACTCAGCTTGAAGTCGAGTTCGGCGAGCCGCGATTGCGCGACACGGTACGCATTTTCCGCTTCCAGCGCGGTGTTGCGCTTCGCTTCCACCTGCAACTCGGCGACGCCGCCGCCACCTGGCTGCGCGAACAGACGCGCGTATTTGTCCGCTTCCTGGCGCGACGCATCGCGCGCGCGGCGTGCATTGTCGAGCGTGCTGCGCGCTTCTTCGAGTTGCGCTTTCTGGCCTTCCGCAAGCTTGCTCGTGCCTTCCGAAATACGGTTCTCGTGCAGACGCTCTTCCACTTCGAGCTGATCCTTGAGCGCGGTCGCCTTGCGCTCCATCAATTCCTTCTTCTGCGGAAACTCTTTCCATTCGCGCTCGGCGTCGTCGAGCTTCAGCTGCGCCTGCAGCGCGTTGGTTGCCGCTTCGATTGCGCCGCGTGCATTGAGCCGCGCGAGCACATCGCCCTTCGATACGGGTTGCCCTTCGGCGATATAGAGATCAGTGAGTTCGCCGTCGATCGGCGCATAAATGCGCCGCACGTCCGATTCCGGCGCGAGCGTGCCTTGCGCCGTGACGATCACGTCAGCGCGTCCGAAGAACGACCACATCAGGCCCGAGACAACGAGCGCGACCAGGGTCAGCACGAGCGCCTGCGCGATGCGCACGGGTTCCGCCGTGAGAATCGCAACGCCTTCGGCGCTGTGATCTTCGAGCGCTTTGTAAAGCGGCTCAGGGTGATTGTCGCGCTTCACTTTCGTCACTGCCTCCAATCAACGCAAGCTTCGATTTCAGCAAGCCGGGTTCGAGCACCATCCGCAATTCCTGCAGCGAGCGGCGTTGCAATTGCGTTTCCGCTTCGATGTCTTCGAGCAACTGA
The Paraburkholderia terrae genome window above contains:
- a CDS encoding type VI secretion system amidase effector protein Tae4, translating into MPNQRSVIRTNRTPGSIKEVQLRVLTFQELWIAYPTGNPYDDPSGDYGNQCAIRMSVVFHRIGSDMKSFSQRLVKPMPGKPTLGRILIDGKATATRAYELAEWLQNRPFAGVSAAENITGLDWQSKINGRTGIIFFYGYWRQEGDSQSDLSGGHIDLWNRDTLTPSAESFLRFRVGVPSIPNPLSWLRGRSDNIYSDLGKSRKILFWEVQ
- a CDS encoding PAAR domain-containing protein; amino-acid sequence: MTDHGRPFALHGDEATCGRCKGTFKIVGTAARRCYHGRAGVIEGDLVLCPCGKNRVLAGQNPGCFYHTDGDAAVASSAEIDIASALSFDTTFDEQVRAIAPGMNGGYPYFIVTSDGRSRMGCTDSSRVLPRIATDGADEYIIFWGDEALARQGGTE
- a CDS encoding M30 family zinc metallopeptidase, producing MSAMMMEDWASGTIVPGYNAIRDARFVTYMTYAGHSSNNCGLTTWTPYRGLRMLRGDDMPPGPSEPF
- a CDS encoding DUF2866 domain-containing protein, with the protein product MVEDTVFEHLRALHGNAQTLTIRSCTVSPPMQHPWGRSFRLVEWTFRHDVESFRRVVPAESTPRQIAEAVMSHVPGRRFCQPGG
- a CDS encoding lecithin retinol acyltransferase family protein, whose protein sequence is MNRNLQQSRNEQGANRAAAYASADVVLDGSSDEPALGAHLITQRRGYEHHGIYVGGGKVIHYAGFAKSAHRGPVEEVALEAFADGHAVAVRPHPFPKYTAEQTVLRARSRLGENHYRLLTNNCEHFCAWCLLGESRSEQVHACLTHPRTGMHALLCLASAFVGNRMKIGRSVVNAV
- a CDS encoding PP2C family protein-serine/threonine phosphatase is translated as MTCTSQFRWASAARTDTGRVREINEDACLDQPQRGRWAVADGMGGHDVGDLASQLVVETLGQLPAQAGIKHCIAEARTRLQDANRQLRDEASRRQVQRIGTTVVVLLACDRFCGYLWAGDSRIYLLRQGQLRQLTRDHSQVEALRQSGYLTEEEARHHPAHNIITRAVGATDQLELDEDAIEVVDGDVFLLCSDGLSNELTNEEIQQTLASVDCLHAPGELVDIALSRGGRDNITAVVVQAEDPQATDKTLLNPSP
- a CDS encoding sigma-54 interaction domain-containing protein yields the protein MMKILDQQPDEAGSAISYAGLIEKIEILRSTLRWSSRLERADIEKLLKQASSLRDEVMQMSHKERFVQAAVVEPMRGDLSRGARRQALLARSFIFEGTFGDNPKLLESLEIAEKAAPTDLPVLIDGESGTGKELMAKVIHANGSRSDKPFISVNCGAIPENLLESELFGHRKGAFTGATNDRKGKFESAHTGTIFLDEIGELPLTGQVKLLRVLEAHEIQRVGSDEPIGVDTRIVAATNRNLRKLSEQGTFREDLFYRLSVIHVTLPPLRERRDEIPLLIQYFGDEAAGALKRRPVRITPKLRDFLLTYAYPGNIRELRNVMYRISCLAGDIADVDHLPVDMRPTAPVSVSIFGAATEAANGAASVTNLLSLSDAKRAASDEAEKAFLQRGLQEVGGTVAELARRVDMNRSHLQMLLKKHGLHSKDFRRAHAQANARKDDTEEDDEAEMH
- a CDS encoding peptidase domain-containing ABC transporter, encoding MDAPQTTPSIADFLSTVEILSPFTREELERLAEHVQSRFYSFGETVCNAGDPADGICVIKSGSVRIFTEEHGKEISMGVRKAGEVFADIAMLRAYSHESSVRSSGKTELLFIPRAAMEPIIAGNQAALAFVASYVAINSAGGFVAQLFDLRGKLNKQELEEYVRSVGVKKVSAGKEILKQDARDDRRLYVVRQGEVRIVRNEDGTDYTLATLREGEIFGEKACLMRQEQTASAIATTDTRLLVIPERTVHFILERNPKLREVLDERIKYADRELDRQKRIEQRRKRPLRLDLHSKPELGERVIRRFGLVEQAEEMDCGAACLAMICKHYGIPMTLGKLRELANVTTQGATLDSLARAGESLGFTARGVQCTFDSLRGFDLPFIVHWEGYHYIIVYGVSKNRVWLADPALGFRKLSLEDFERGWSGTCLLFTPGPNLVQLSASRSPWLRFVGYLTPYKKILMNLFLATFVIQVLGVIPPLIIQNILDGVIVHQNVSLLHLLILGLIISNVFSQLMSMVRAYLSNFMVRNMDFAMMSQFFRHTMSLPFSFFAKRKTGDIFARFQENQTIRAFLTESTVTTALNLLMVFIYFAIMFFYNAKMTFVLIAFVIPILALTLIATPKIKNYARDTFAAGTDSKSFLMEALSGVETVKGMGIERPVRLRWEKKYAKALEVQYRAHAFNILIGFISQLLNAATTIAILWVGANLVLAREMTIGQLIAFNAFMGSVLTPLMGLVSLWSMLNDAGVAMERLGDVLDIEPEQKPQDLPSRVMLPDLQGEISLSGVYFRYSDDDSAYVLENISFDIKPGELVAIVGRSGSGKTTLAKLLVGFYAPSDGKMTVDGYDISVIDKAFFRAQIGYVMQSNLLFSGTIAENIASGDDTPDRRRIEEVAKMADAHAFIAKLPLGYEQVVGERGIGLSGGQIQRLCIARALYHDPRLLVFDEATSALDTQSESNILGNMQEILKGRTAVIIAHRLSTIMRADKILVLYEGAIVEQGRHEELVNRKGMYYQLVQKQLSA
- a CDS encoding peptidylprolyl isomerase; translated protein: MTAIVRIDDEVVDVGEFIRLLKLTGQFESLIEQMVRDKLTVHAAKKHGVTVSADEIQERADQFRRVRGLHRAADMNQYLDTLKVGLDEFETFVTDSLYQEKMLDKVGSEGEIEEYFSMNSPKFDAIEVSHILLDDEGKAKEMISYLRDDPDAFAEMAREHSIADTKDSGGVIGKVLRGSLKPDIEAKIFNAAVGDLLGPFASLDRSCFEIFAVTAKYPAQLDEDVASEIKRLLREQWLMTRAQEHIIEAL
- a CDS encoding HlyD family efflux transporter periplasmic adaptor subunit; translated protein: MKRDNHPEPLYKALEDHSAEGVAILTAEPVRIAQALVLTLVALVVSGLMWSFFGRADVIVTAQGTLAPESDVRRIYAPIDGELTDLYIAEGQPVSKGDVLARLNARGAIEAATNALQAQLKLDDAEREWKEFPQKKELMERKATALKDQLEVEERLHENRISEGTSKLAEGQKAQLEEARSTLDNARRARDASRQEADKYARLFAQPGGGGVAELQVEAKRNTALEAENAYRVAQSRLAELDFKLSHEYAEANAQLETSGQQSTKLQLEYDDLIRDITSTEEKLRLQLQTARLVADAAARIRFENIDKDNFLLILAPTSGVITDVTSTQTGDKIQANAPLGGIAPKDARPVLKIEIAERDRAFLHEGMAVKMKFNAFPYQRYGLINGTLAYISPATKPSAQDKQPVYEGRVQLDRNYYQIAENRYPLRYGMTASAEIVVRERRLIDLGLDPFRQLAG